A portion of the Corticium candelabrum chromosome 5, ooCorCand1.1, whole genome shotgun sequence genome contains these proteins:
- the LOC134180448 gene encoding uncharacterized protein LOC134180448, with amino-acid sequence MKECKTFKVEAIFHLVAGDRTHVTNFKFGDESICSTDAELRIDFECTFEDGDCGTRNDACGLVAWRIRDRSASSSARRRSADCTKQPGISLLKKTIKTTCSYDHLQNIVDLQQSGFLVSQSSDADAIDSSRAKRSLGYELYLPAPENSDVGSGILDLPEVQYDAANAILQFHHEMEAGGFHNLMVTAICTSDPTNPLIPLDSLDVHYHKTNLDGSGSYGKICLDIHSYVDPTMCSTFVIQMQACVVVTDLIVDSIAFFDSIAASDCSEVDNI; translated from the exons ATGAAAGAGTGCAAAACTTTCAAGGTAGAGGCAATTTTCCACTTAGTAGCTGGAGACCGTACACATGTTACTAACTTCAAATTTGGTGATGAGTCAATTTGTTCCACTGATGCTGAGTTAAGAATCGACTTTGAGTGTACATTTGAAGATGGTGACTGTGGCACTCGGAATGACGCCTGTGGTTTAGTTGCTTGGCGAATTCGAGACAGGAGTGCTTCAAGCAGTGCACGTCGAAGATCAGCAGACTGTACTAAACAGCCTGGAATCTCTCTGCTAAAAAAGACGATCAAGACTACTTGTTCATATGACCATCTTCAAAATATTGTGGACTTGCAACAATCAGGATTTCTTGTCTCTCAGTCATCAGATGCAGATGCCATTGACTCTTCACGAGCGAAACGGTCACTAGGATATGAACTGTATCTTCCTGCACCAGAGAATTCTGATGTTGGCAGCGGTATCCTTGACCTACCAGAAGTCCAATATGATGCCGCTAATGCAATTTTGCAGTTTCACCATGAAATGGAAGCAGGGGGATTCCATAATCTTATGGTGACTGCTATATGCACCTCAGATCCAACCAACCCACTCATCCCACTTGATAGCTTAGATGTTCACTATCATAAGACAAATTTGGATGGCAGTGGTAGTTATGGGAAGATATGCTTGGACATTCATAGTTATGTTGATCCGACAATGTGCTCCACATTTGTAATCCAAATGCAAGCTTGTGTTGTTGTCACAGACCTCATAGTTGACTCTATTGCCTTCTTTGACAGCATTGCTGCGTCTGATTGCA GTGAAGTAGACAATATATAG
- the LOC134180240 gene encoding THAP domain-containing protein 10-like gives MVKRCVAAGCSNSHSDQVSLFSFPQDPVLRKRWTEAVQRTRDKWNGPSRYSVLCSDHFTEDCFETDHLLASSFGIARRARLKPDVVPTHFVRANLTTGASGSSAMSLERTRKRTSTGGESELTSKRGAYEKRQRARLLQEIVSTPKHLWKEKQKWNLLGKTVKTMRVRRVQLMQILVYRQYAYRIFHADPL, from the exons ATGGTGAAGCGATGTGTTGCGGCTGGCTGTTCTAACTCACACAGCGACCAAGTCAGCTTGTTTTCTTTCCCACAAGACCCAGTTCTTCGAAAGCGATGGACAGAAGCAGTACAGAGGACTAGAGACAAATGGAATGGGCCTTCACGGTATTCGGTTCTATGCAGCGACCACTTTACAGAGGACTGTTTTGAAACCGATCATCTTTTGGCCTCATCGTTTGGCATCGCCAGGCGAGCACGCCTGAAGCCAGACGTCGTTCCAACGCATTTTGTCAGAGCGAATTTGACAACAGGCGCCTCTGGATCGTCAGCTATGTCTTTGGAACGAACACGGAAACGAACGTCCACTGGCGGTGAGAGTGAGTTGACAAGCAAGAGGGGAGCATATGAGAAGAGACAAAGAGCTAGG CTTCTACAGGAAATTGTCAGCACTCCAAAGCACCTGTggaaagagaaacagaaatgGAATCTACTTGGCAAGACAGTGAAGACAATGAGAGTGAGAAGAGTGCAACTCATGCAGATATTGGTGTACAGGCAGTATGCTTACAGGATATTCCACGCAGATCCACTGTAA